Genomic DNA from Oncorhynchus mykiss isolate Arlee chromosome 2, USDA_OmykA_1.1, whole genome shotgun sequence:
cgtttaccatttttagggccgtcctctgacaccgcctggtatagaggtccctgatggcaggaagcttggccccagtgatgtactgggccgtacgctctaccctctgtagcgccttgcggtcggaggctgagcagttgccataccaggctgtgatgccaccagtcaggatgctctcaatgatgcagctgtagaaccttttgaggatctgaggacccatgccaaatcttttcagtctcctgagggggaataggttttgtcgtgccctgttcatgactgtcttggtgtgcttggaccatgttagtttgttgatgatgtggacatcaaggaacttgaagctctcaaactgcttcactacagccccgtcgatgagaattgagggagaggttgttgtcctagcaccacatggccaggtctctgacctcctccctataggctgtctcgtcattgtctgtgatcaggccacacactgttgtgtcatcggcacacttaatgatggtgttggagttgtgcctggccgtgcagtcatgagtgaacagggagtacaggaggggactaagcaagcAGCCCTGAGGGgcctccgtgttgaggatcagtgtagcggatgtgttgttccctacccttaccacctgagggcggcccatcaagaagtccaggatccagttacagagggaggtgtttagtcctagggtccttagcttagtgatgagctttgagggcactatggtgttgaacgctgagctgttgtcaattaatagcattctcatatagatgcttattttgtccaggtgggaaagggcagtgtggagtacaatagagattgcatcatctgtggatctgttagggtggtatgcaaattggggtgggtctacggtttctgggataatggtgttgatgtgagccatgaccaacctttcaaagcacttcttggctacagacgtgagtgctacgggtcgttagtcatttaggcaggttaccttagtgttcttgggcacagggactatggtggtctgcttgaaacaagttggtattacagactcagacaggtaaaggttgaaaatgtcagtgaagacacttgccagttggtcagcgcatgctcggagtacatgtcctggtaatccgtcaggccctgcgaccttgtgaatgttgacctgtttaaatgtcttactcacatcggctacggagtaCGTGATCACTCAGTCGTCCGAAAcaactgatgctctcatgcatgtttcagtgctacttgcctcgaagcgaccATAGAAGTAATTCAGCTCATCTgctaggctcgtgtcactgggcagctcttggctgtgcttccctttgtagtctgtaatagtttgcaagccctgccacatctgacgagcgtcggagccggtgtagtatgattcgatctcaTTCCTGTATTGAAGCAttgcatgtttgatggttcgttggagggcatagcaggatttcttctaagcttccgggttagagtcccactcctggtaagtggcagctctactctttagctcagtgcggatgttgcctgtaatccatggcttttggttggggtatgtacctacagtcactgtggggacgatgtcatcgatgcacttattgatgaagccagtgactgatgtggtgtactcctcagtgccatcggaagaatcccggaacatattccagtctgtgcttgaaaaacagtcctgtagcttagcatctgcttcatctgaccacttttttataggccGAGTCACTGGTGATTCCTGCttcaatttttgcttgtaagcaggaatcaggaggatagaattatggtcagatttacaaatggagggcgagggaaagcattgtacacgtctctgtgtgtggagtaaaggtggtctagagtttttttctctATGGTTGCATatttgacatgctggtagaaatttggtaaaacggatttaaaaGCCCCTTTAGACATGCACCCTTTCTTCCTTTCAGGCCTGCGCCCTGGACCCATACTGACCTGTGGGTCCTAGAGTGAGGAGCAGCAAGACGGTGGGGTAGAGGGCCTGGCCTGCCATGAGGAGGGAGCGGGTGTTGGAGTAAGAGCGCACTGTCTGGGATGTCCAGCAGAGGGCGAACACGAGGCACAGAGCCCCTGAATTCACAGCCATGAGGAATGACAGCACCCCAAACACTTGCTCTGCCTCCAGGGctgaagacaaacacacacagtggttATAATATGTAAACAGTGACACATGATTTTACAGTGACTTGTAATAATTTCTGCTTCGGACAGTGTTTCTCAGTTATGTGTACGTTGAACTCTTCTTCCTCTCAGCAGTGAACTAGAGTTCATGTCTAAACCTGTCTACATCTGCAGGCTATATTCAAGTCCAACATAGAAGAGAGAGCAATAACAGCCGGCTATGTCACTTTTGAAAAACTCTTCAAGATCCCAATAATGATTCCAAACGGAGACGAATACAAGGGCCATTGTCAACGTCAATACAATGACAATACACAATGACATGTATTGTCAAATTAACTGCTGATCTATCATTCTAACATTGTCCATCTTTGACGTcatactaaacagagaacaacagTGAGAGGCCATTGATTTAATCAGATACCCTTGCTGCCTCAAAACCACACTGAACAGCGAATCTAACAAACCTGTCAGGCCCTAAAAGTTCATCAATAGAAGAAAAGCCTCCACACAGCATACGTCACTGCCGTTAATATACATTTAATGGGTGCAGGAATATAGCAGGGGAGCAGCATGTACTGTATGCAAGCTTTTCTATCTTTAACATCAGTTTTTCCTTTGCCCCAGCACTGGTGGAGGAATTTGGGATGTGTATATTACCTGTTGTACACCCTCTTCAGCCCTAAAAGTTTAACGTGaccctcccatctccctctcctcctgttctctgaGAATGTGAATGATTGGTTCAGGAGCAAGTTCATACCTGTTCACATTACTGCGATTCTGAGGGAAAACTCCACAGTGCCAAAGGCAGGCAGCCAACCTTAAGTGTAACTAAAATGTTCAACAACACTCACAGTTAAGCCACTCCTTGTACATCTGCTACCTTTAGCATTCCATTAGGTGCAACCACACACTTTGAATTAGCAACCAGGTCTCTGATTTTTATCTCAATAAGAATAACttgataaaataaaggtaaaataaatgtttataaaCAGATGGTATTACCGTGATTAATTTAAAACATTATAAATGAAATTGTATAAACATGTCACATGACGTTAATACACCCTGCGTACACAGGGGTAATAAACATTTCTCATTCTGAGTCAAACAGAGCGAAAGTTGATGCTGATGGTCAATGTAGCTTCTTGACTCACCGTTAAAGATGATGTCCCCAGTCTGGTCACCatcactgtctgtgttggtgcTGTTGTTGCCTATAGACCACAGTCCCTGGTCATTGAGCCAGCGAGGGGTCCAAACAGAGTAGGCCACGCACAGACACCCTGCCAGCCCCACACATGACTCAGCCAACCTGAACTGACTCACTGAGTCTCCCACCTCTAACACCTTCATACTGACAGACTGAGAGGGCTGAGAGAAAAGAGaatgagacagggagacaggaggagagcagggagagaagggGTGATGTGGCAAGACAGAGGGTGGAGCATTCACAGGTAAATCTACTACAGTATCAATCTGTTGAAAAACGGTCATCCTTATCAGTAACAGTTCAAAGTTTAAAAGGTATATAAAAGAGAAATTCAATTGGCGCCATAAATCAACAGAGCAATGGAGAGTGAATCAGCTACATGACATTAGCAACAGACAGATTGTATAGTACATTTTCATCTTACCTTTAGTTTTGTTTTGTTGATACAGAGGATCAGACAATCTTGTTATGTTGAACTCTGTCTGAACTGTGGACTCCTGAATGCTGGATTAGAGTGTGCGATGAAGCTTTGTATAAATCTTCCCAGCATGAGGAGAGCAGGAGCAGGTCAGATGCGTGATGGACTACTGTATAATGAGTTCACAGCCATCGACCACTCAGATACAGTGACTCACACTACCAGTGTACCAGTCAGGAACACACACATAGTGGTGGAATATGACACTAAATATTTTCCTCTGTGTTGCTCTCCGCCTTCCCACTACAGTGGAAACCCCCCACTCAGTGTTTGAGTTCCCTCGGCATCTCTTGGCTGTGACACAAAGGCTCATGCCGTTTGGAAAGTGAaaacagctctctctccctctaccatatACACCGTGGTAGTGAGAGGACAATAGTCGAAcaacttattttttttttactgcatttATATCTGTTTTGAAGGGTGAGGACACTTTTAAAGCTTGGTCCCTGTTCCCTCACTCTGCAGGTGTGTACAAAGGACAGGTTATCATCATGGGGGGGGAAATACCCccgccacacatacacacacattaacacacacaaacacttcgtGTTTCACACCTCAAATTAAGACATCCAGCTTCCTTTTCTAGCCCCCAGCCAGAGCAGGGTCATCTTGGAAAAACCCCACCAGCCCAGAGCCAAACTGTCAACAACAGCCTATGCAACTTTTACTGGTCAATTACTATGTATCAAAAGGCAGGCAAAAACAGATTATGTTGTGTCCTTGGAATATCTACAGTAACAAAAACAGGCAACATTATACTTCAATAATTTGAGTTTCAAAACTATTTAATGTGAGTTTCACTTCCTTGATTTACCAACTAAAAAATGTAGTCTACAGTATTTAGGCTTTCACTAGAATTGATTTGGAAAACCACATACGGTACTTCTCCACAAATGGTAAAAATAAGGCTTTTATTGAACGTTGACCAATTTATCAACATTAAGACTTGGTGAAATATTCAGAACCATTTACTGTACATATGTATACAGTATGAACAACAACTGTCTTAAAAGCTCATGAATGGTACTATAGATGACCACGTCATAAAcatatgccagcagcataccaccctgcgtaccactgctggcttgcttctgaagctaagcagggttggtcctggtcagtccttggatgggagaccagatgctgctggaagtggtgttggagggccagtaggaggcactctttccactggtctaaaaaatatcccaatgccccagggcagtgattggggacactgccctgtgtagggtgccgtctctcggatgggacgttaaacgggtgtcctgactctctgaggtcattaaagatcccatggcacttatcgtaagagtaggggtgttaaccccggtgtcctggctacattcccaatctgaccctcaaaccatcacggtcacctaataatccccagtttacaattggctcattcatccccctcctctcccctgtaactattccccaggtcgttgctgcaaatgagaacgtgttctcagtcaacttacctggtaaaataacggaaaaataaaataaaatataaccATATTCAAGGTTAATCATTAAAGTGGATTACAGAACAAAAGTACAACCTGAAAACGAGTTATAACTAAAGTATAAAATGTATTTGACAGAGACTTAAATTTAACTCTGTATATTCGTTTGAGTCAACATTGGCATTCAATGAACAGAACTGCAGAGATTACAGCACAGCCTGATACACTGACTTCTGGCTGAAATAATGAAGAACAGCTCTCATAACAAAAAATTAAGACATTCTGATGTGGACAAACTGGGGAACCTTTGTCGCCTATGATGATGTCCTTTCTTTCCTCtatatcccctcctctcctatccatcccctcctttcctctccatccattcttctcctctactttctggctctGTCCAGCAGGTCTTTGAACACATCCAGAAGCTCTGGGTCCTCCCCAGCAGACAGTTCCGGAGTGTTCTTCTCAAGCCAATCAGAGGTGTGGATCTGTTGCCTCAGGGCACCAATCAGGGAGTCCAGACTTTCTGCGGGGTGGGACGTCTGGCAGTCAAGCAAGATAAAATCTTCACTGACCAATGGGATGGCATCAGGGATGTTATTATCCTTCTCCTCTGGCTCTTCTGATGATCTGTTCTTGGACAAGGATGTTGACTTAACAGCAAGAGGTTTGTGTGCGTCTGTTGTGTCCCCCTGTGTTGtcttctctgtccctttctcctcTGTGGCCTCGTTGGTTGTGCCCGTGTCAAGGGTGGATGTGGCCCCATCTATCTCCTCCAAGGCCCTCCTGATCCTCTGCATGCCTACAACAACCACATATAACACCATCTCTTTGATTTAGTTTTCATGTCATTGTATGACATACTGAGATGAAGAGATGGGAATTAGAGGAAAACAGgatagaagagagaagagggcgaAAAGGGAGGAGGAAGAAATATCAACATCTCCCTATATCTGTTTTCCTCCCCCGCTATCATGAGAAGAGAAAAGCATCTGAATGTACCGAGCGTAAGGTGTTGCTGTCGGTCGGTGAAGACAATGCGGAACCAGCCGGGAGTGGAGCAATGGAAGGCTTGGCCACAGCTCAGCACCACcttgtgtctgaggaaacacctCCACAGGGACAGTTCCTCCACAAACGACGGCTCATACAGGTActgaccaagagagagagaaagaaagaaagagaaataaagagagagagaggaggaaccaTGTCAGGAAGAGCCAAAACAGCAGCTCCACACCATGCAGTAAACCCCAACCTGTTTCAGTATTCTTACCTTCCTGAGGTCAGCCCAGATGTAGAAGCCAGCAGGCCGGTGGAGGTAGGGGACTCCCATGCTCTGTAGCTCCCCTGTCATGTACCTGTGAGCTGCCTGCATTCTCAGCCTGTTCTCTGGAAGAAACTTCCCATTGATCCAATCTACAGAGTAGAACACAGGTAGATTGAACTCCCTACTTGGATGGTATGTCCTctcatctagtgtgtgtgtgtgtacctttgtCCTGGAGCAGGATTGCCATCTGGTGCTGTATGGGACCAGGGACACCATGGAACATCCCCAGT
This window encodes:
- the si:ch211-256a21.4 gene encoding uncharacterized protein si:ch211-256a21.4 gives rise to the protein MKVLEVGDSVSQFRLAESCVGLAGCLCVAYSVWTPRWLNDQGLWSIGNNSTNTDSDGDQTGDIIFNALEAEQVFGVLSFLMAVNSGALCLVFALCWTSQTVRSYSNTRSLLMAGQALYPTVLLLLTLGPTGFFFLLSWSLFTYQHRVEISDDFTCLGSSFWLGTLGWALLLVALPVVFLVEQCVVPDILPDLMKAADGWRGASQVPYAQHSFIVSHQRCHEDQSDEDIARGLRRYMSVP